In Cervus elaphus chromosome 16, mCerEla1.1, whole genome shotgun sequence, a single window of DNA contains:
- the LOC122709884 gene encoding basic proline-rich protein-like, translating into MTSLNNTLRVGKAGEQKLKLKVLSRERRLSGGEKQVVREPGAAGLEDPRGPRSTRTRLGEDVERPPPAFLCPHPVPGKRGPPTCHLGGSRSQTQRGPRGALRTGGRGPRAAAATALPRLGQLVGEAGSASLLQAGPRAWTPTHTRNRRASIHTHKHTHPQPQSASAAGQRDPGAPFGRRRDPAAAGSAFRGYRLPAPRPRLYLRPPPPRVRLPPPPGWPQAARSIPAAPAPRPAEPGPPPAPRPSPGAGPPPAPTPPGSRARPGGREGLGSAGTLAARDPGGLRWGTGASRLGERLPPLGRECSGFGALAGAAGEGAPREGHGSRADAGRLLPPPPFLLAPRSTSQQVLHLLTPSPWLIPLPGATPPEPRPSALLLPHSVAGPPAPSAGRGRRAARASHSLSSQRPPPGEDPPAARDPRASSSSSPPPTRSRAHLCDRQLAELG; encoded by the exons ATGACATCGTTAAATAACACTCTACGGGTTGGGAAG GCGGGTGAGCAGAAACTTAAGCTTAAAGTCCTCAGCCGGGAGAGACGGCTGAGTGGGGGTGAGAAGCAAGTGGTGCGGGAGCCCGGCGCTGCGGGGCTCGAGGACCCCCGGGGGCCCAGGTCCACCCGGACGCGGCTTGGGGAGGACGTCGAGCGCCCCCCGCCTGCCTTCTTGTGCCCCCACCCAGTCCCAGGTAAGCGGGGACCACCTACGTGTCACTTGGGCGGGTCCCGATCGCAGACACAGCGTGGGCCCCGAGGCGCGCTGAGGACCGGAGGGCGGGGGCCCCGGGCGGCTGCGGCAACTGCTCTCCCCAGGCTCGGTCAACTGGTTGGGGAGGCCGGCAGCGCCTCGCTCCTTCAGGCTGGCCCGCGGGCATGGACACCCACCCACACCCGGAACAGGCGCgcgagtatacacacacacaaacacacgcaccCACAGCCACAAAGCGCGTCTGCCGCCGGGCAGCGCGATCCCGGGGCGCCCTTTGGCCGCAGAAGGGACCCGGCGGCCGCTGGCTCGGCGTTCAGAGGGTACCGTCTCCCCGCGCCGCGCCCGCGCCTTTACctgcgcccgccgccgccgcgcgtCCGGCTCCCGCCGCCCCCAGGCTGGCCTCAGGCTGCGCGGTCAATCCCCGCAGCCCCCGCCCCGCGGCCCGCCGAGCCCGGCCCTCCGCCCGCCCCTCGGCCGTCGCCCGGAGCGGGGCCGCCCCCTGCGCCCACCCCGCCGGGGTCCCGCGCGCGGCCGGGAGGCCGGGAAGGGCTCGGCAGCGCGGGGACCCTGGCCGCCCGAGACCCGGGCGGGCTCCGCTGGGGGACAGGGGCGTCGCGGCTCGGGGAGCGTCTGCCGCCGCTCGGCCGGGAGTGCTCCGGCTTTGGCGCGCTGGCAggggcggcgggggagggggcgccgAGGGAGGGCCACGGGAGCCGCGCCGACGCCGGCCGCCTTCTTCCTCCGCCTCCTTTTCTGCTGGCTCCACGTAGCACAAGTCAGCAAGTCCTGCACCTCTTGACTCCCTCCCCCTGGCTCATTCCCTTACCTGGCGCGACGCCCCCCGAGCCCCGACCCTCGGCGCTCCTCCTCCCCCATTCAGTTGCTGGACCCCCAGCCCCGTCTGCAGGGCGGGGGCGGAGGGCAGCTCGAGCCTCCCATTCATTATCTTCCCAGCGCCCCCCACCCGGAGAGGACCCACCCGCAGCCCGAGACCCTAGGgcctccagctccagctccccaccccccacccgctCCCGCGCTCACCTCTGCGACCGGCAGCTTGCGGAACTCGGATGA